One window of Catonella massiliensis genomic DNA carries:
- a CDS encoding 2-hydroxyacyl-CoA dehydratase, which translates to MSETKYRLGIDIGSTTVKVALIDDNLKVLFSDYQRHYANIQETLASLLHDAIKTCGNVDVYAMITGSGGLTLSKHLDIPFVQEVIAVATALKTFAPQTDVAIELGGEDAKIIYFTGGIEQRMNGICAGGTGSFIDQMASLLKTDAAGLNEYAKSYQSIYPIAARCGVFAKSDIQPLINDGATKPDLAASIFQAVVNQTISGLACGKPIRGNVAFLGGPLHFLTELQAAFVRTLELGPENIVAPEGSHLFAAMGAAMSSKYEKATTLSQLHNTLHNKVSMDFEVARLEPLFNSEEEYEAFKAEHKKAEVKKGNLADYHGKCFLGIDAGSTTTKVAVVAEDGTLLYSFYSSNNGSPLKTSIKAFNEIHELMPKDCKIARSCSTGYGEALLKAAFLLDEGEVETVAHYTAASFFNPKVDCILDIGGQDMKCIKIKDGTVDGIQLNEACSSGCGSFIETFAKSLNYEVADFAKVALLAKNPIDLGSRCTVFMNSKVKQAQKEGASVADISAGLAYSVIKNALLKVIKLTDPKDLGENIVVQGGTFYNDAVLRSFEKVSGTKAIRPDIAGIMGAFGAALIARKHYRQGDETTTLSYEQIKNLSYETNMERCQKCNNHCMLTVNTFTGGRHYISGNRCERGLGLEKNKDNIPNLFEYKMQRTFGYKALTEKEATRGTIGIPRVLNMYENYPLWFTFFTKLGFRVVLSPRSSRSIYELGIESIPSESECYPAKIAHGHVMWLLKKGVKHIFYPCVIYERNETPDSNNHYNCPIVTSYGENIKNNMEELNDPSITFENPFLSLESEKILADRLVKVFEGRIPKAEIKAAVKEAWNELLQTKKDVERKGEEVIAYLKETGKKGIVLAGRPYHIDPEINHGIPELITSFGVAVLTEDSVAHLGQVERPLVVMDQWMYHSRLYKAACYVKTNPALDLIQLNSFGCGLDAVTTDQVSDILERAGKIYTVLKIDEVNNLGAARIRIRSLLSAVKDREANPMQNFDFSSATDRAVFEKEMKDYTILCPQMSPIHFEMLKTAIEWGGYHIELLADEHSVIDTGLKYVNNDACYPSLIVVGQIMSAIKSGKYDVNKLAIFISQTGGGCRASNYIGFIRRALKKEGLAHIPVISLSVQGLEKNPGFSATPPILLRCLQALVYGDLFMRVLYATRPYELVKGSADELHRKWEKKCIESLKKASMITFNRNCKQIVEDFDTLPRVEGLTKTKVGIVGEILVKFLPSANNGVVDLLENEGAEAVVPDLIDFLLYSAYNTNFKAETLGKSKRNAFISNRAIDLIEFFRKPARKALRKSKHFVEQSYITELAEFAEPIVSLGNQTGEGWFLTGEMIELIKSGATNIICTQPFGCLPNHVVGKGVIKQLRLKYPGTNIVAVDYDPGASEVNQLNRIKLMLATAENELLRS; encoded by the coding sequence ATGTCAGAAACAAAGTATCGCCTAGGTATAGACATAGGCTCTACTACAGTTAAGGTTGCTCTTATAGACGATAACCTGAAAGTACTCTTTTCGGACTATCAAAGGCACTACGCCAATATCCAGGAGACTCTTGCTTCTCTTTTGCACGACGCAATAAAGACCTGTGGCAATGTGGATGTGTATGCGATGATAACAGGCTCTGGCGGTCTTACCCTCTCAAAGCATCTTGATATACCTTTTGTTCAAGAGGTTATTGCGGTGGCAACAGCCCTTAAGACCTTTGCACCACAGACTGATGTGGCAATAGAGCTTGGTGGCGAGGATGCCAAAATCATCTACTTTACCGGTGGAATCGAGCAGAGAATGAACGGTATCTGTGCAGGTGGTACAGGCTCCTTCATTGACCAGATGGCAAGCCTCTTAAAGACTGATGCAGCTGGCCTTAATGAATATGCAAAGAGCTACCAGTCCATCTATCCGATAGCCGCACGTTGTGGAGTATTTGCAAAGTCGGATATACAGCCTCTTATAAATGATGGAGCTACCAAGCCTGACCTTGCCGCATCCATCTTTCAGGCTGTTGTAAATCAGACCATAAGTGGTCTTGCCTGTGGTAAGCCTATCAGAGGAAATGTAGCCTTCCTTGGAGGGCCTTTACACTTCCTTACTGAGCTACAGGCTGCCTTTGTAAGAACCCTTGAATTAGGACCAGAGAACATAGTTGCTCCTGAGGGTTCACATCTTTTTGCAGCTATGGGTGCTGCTATGAGCTCTAAGTATGAGAAGGCTACGACTCTTTCCCAGCTTCACAATACTCTTCACAACAAGGTTAGTATGGATTTTGAGGTAGCTAGGCTTGAGCCTCTCTTTAACAGCGAGGAAGAATACGAGGCTTTTAAGGCTGAACATAAGAAGGCTGAGGTAAAGAAAGGAAATCTTGCAGATTACCACGGAAAATGCTTCCTTGGTATAGATGCAGGCTCTACCACTACCAAGGTAGCTGTTGTAGCTGAGGATGGCACCCTTCTCTATTCATTCTACAGCAGTAATAACGGAAGTCCTCTTAAGACCTCCATTAAAGCATTTAACGAAATACATGAACTCATGCCAAAGGACTGCAAGATAGCAAGAAGCTGTTCTACAGGCTACGGCGAGGCATTGCTTAAGGCAGCCTTCCTTCTTGATGAGGGTGAGGTTGAGACTGTTGCTCACTATACTGCCGCTTCCTTCTTCAATCCGAAGGTAGACTGTATCCTCGACATCGGTGGTCAGGATATGAAGTGTATAAAGATAAAAGACGGCACAGTTGACGGCATTCAGCTTAACGAAGCCTGTTCATCGGGCTGTGGCTCATTTATAGAAACCTTCGCTAAGTCTCTTAACTACGAGGTTGCTGACTTTGCTAAGGTTGCCCTTCTTGCGAAGAATCCTATTGACCTGGGTTCACGTTGTACGGTGTTTATGAACTCCAAGGTTAAACAGGCGCAAAAAGAGGGTGCAAGTGTAGCAGACATTTCTGCCGGTCTTGCTTATTCGGTTATTAAAAATGCCCTTCTAAAGGTTATTAAGCTCACAGACCCTAAGGATTTGGGCGAAAATATAGTAGTTCAGGGTGGAACCTTCTACAATGACGCTGTGCTAAGGAGCTTTGAGAAGGTATCAGGCACCAAGGCTATAAGGCCTGACATTGCAGGTATAATGGGTGCTTTCGGTGCTGCCCTTATAGCAAGAAAGCACTACAGGCAGGGTGATGAGACCACCACTCTTTCCTACGAGCAGATTAAAAATCTTAGCTATGAGACAAATATGGAGAGATGCCAAAAGTGTAATAACCACTGTATGCTTACTGTCAATACATTTACAGGTGGAAGACACTATATCTCAGGTAACAGATGTGAAAGAGGTCTCGGTCTTGAAAAGAACAAGGACAATATACCTAATCTTTTTGAGTATAAGATGCAGAGAACCTTCGGTTACAAGGCTCTCACTGAGAAAGAAGCCACAAGAGGAACTATTGGTATTCCAAGAGTGCTTAACATGTATGAAAATTATCCTCTTTGGTTTACTTTCTTTACCAAGCTTGGTTTTAGAGTTGTGCTTTCTCCACGTTCAAGCAGGAGTATATACGAGCTTGGTATTGAGTCAATTCCAAGTGAGTCTGAGTGCTATCCTGCTAAGATTGCACACGGCCACGTTATGTGGCTTCTCAAAAAGGGAGTAAAGCATATATTCTACCCTTGTGTAATATACGAGCGCAATGAGACACCTGACTCAAATAACCACTACAATTGCCCTATTGTTACCTCTTATGGTGAGAATATTAAGAACAATATGGAAGAACTTAACGACCCTTCCATTACCTTTGAGAATCCTTTTCTTTCACTTGAGTCTGAGAAGATACTTGCTGACAGGCTTGTAAAGGTGTTTGAGGGAAGGATACCAAAGGCTGAGATAAAGGCTGCTGTGAAGGAAGCCTGGAATGAGCTCCTTCAGACCAAGAAGGATGTAGAAAGAAAGGGTGAGGAAGTAATTGCCTACCTTAAGGAGACAGGCAAGAAGGGCATAGTTCTTGCGGGAAGGCCATACCACATTGACCCTGAGATAAATCACGGTATACCTGAACTTATCACCTCCTTTGGTGTTGCTGTTCTTACCGAGGATTCGGTGGCACATCTCGGACAGGTTGAGCGTCCTCTTGTGGTAATGGATCAGTGGATGTACCATTCAAGACTTTATAAGGCTGCCTGCTATGTAAAGACCAATCCTGCTCTTGATTTGATTCAGCTTAATTCCTTTGGGTGTGGTCTGGATGCGGTAACTACAGATCAGGTGAGTGATATCCTTGAGCGTGCAGGCAAGATATACACTGTACTTAAGATAGATGAGGTAAATAACCTCGGTGCGGCTAGAATCAGAATCCGCTCTCTCCTTTCTGCGGTAAAGGACAGGGAAGCTAATCCGATGCAGAACTTTGATTTCTCCTCTGCCACTGACAGGGCTGTATTTGAAAAGGAAATGAAGGATTATACCATACTTTGTCCTCAGATGTCTCCTATCCACTTTGAAATGCTTAAAACTGCTATCGAATGGGGTGGCTACCATATAGAGCTCCTTGCGGATGAACATTCCGTCATCGATACCGGACTTAAATATGTAAATAATGATGCCTGCTACCCATCTCTCATAGTCGTAGGTCAGATTATGAGTGCAATAAAGTCAGGCAAATATGATGTAAACAAACTTGCAATCTTTATAAGCCAGACTGGAGGAGGCTGCCGTGCATCCAACTACATAGGCTTCATCCGTAGGGCACTTAAGAAGGAAGGACTCGCTCATATCCCTGTTATTTCCCTCTCTGTTCAGGGACTTGAGAAGAATCCGGGCTTTAGTGCTACCCCTCCTATCCTTCTTCGCTGCCTTCAGGCTCTTGTGTACGGTGACCTTTTCATGAGAGTCTTATATGCAACCAGGCCTTATGAGCTTGTAAAAGGCTCTGCTGACGAGCTTCACCGGAAGTGGGAGAAAAAGTGTATAGAAAGTCTTAAAAAGGCTTCGATGATAACCTTTAACAGAAACTGCAAGCAGATTGTAGAGGACTTTGATACTCTGCCTCGTGTAGAAGGACTTACTAAGACCAAGGTAGGTATAGTAGGAGAAATCCTTGTTAAATTCCTTCCAAGTGCCAACAACGGTGTTGTAGATCTCCTTGAAAATGAAGGCGCTGAGGCAGTCGTTCCTGACCTTATAGACTTCCTCCTCTACAGTGCATACAATACTAATTTTAAGGCTGAAACCCTTGGCAAAAGTAAGAGAAATGCCTTTATAAGCAATAGGGCAATTGACCTTATCGAGTTCTTTAGAAAGCCGGCCAGAAAGGCTCTTAGAAAGAGTAAGCATTTTGTGGAGCAAAGCTATATAACTGAGCTTGCTGAGTTTGCTGAGCCGATAGTTTCTCTTGGCAATCAGACCGGAGAAGGTTGGTTCCTTACAGGTGAAATGATTGAGCTTATTAAGTCAGGTGCAACCAACATCATCTGTACCCAGCCTTTTGGCTGCCTTCCTAACCATGTAGTAGGAAAGGGTGTAATAAAGCAGCTAAGGCTTAAGTATCCGGGTACTAATATAGTTGCTGTTGACTATGATCCGGGTGCAAGTGAGGTTAATCAGCTTAACCGTATTAAACTTATGCTTGCAACTGCTGAGAATGAGCTTCTTAGAAGTTAA